A genomic window from Canis lupus dingo isolate Sandy chromosome 13, ASM325472v2, whole genome shotgun sequence includes:
- the LOC112662265 gene encoding fibrous sheath CABYR-binding protein-like, which yields MFSCCLPTSRGSGFQKPQGCGFFTCCGFWFHRHTPRLRAFARRRPKRSTQERGQEWEEENLCSTSLRNGKVPCIAKRGQRGLKVSSGPTVIEPGTAAGVECLAPAEMPGSVFKPMQVVVTAPIHCPNLVEPPETLATLEEEQARVHTIVVPDMPKQPPTSVEQPASALEQHAEPPQEPAQSPTVGSAEASGPDLFKPDTAVGAECFAQVNMPAAELKPMHMVGTPLIHCPNLEEPPAPLAALDEEQSPEAAIKVPEELEQPPVSVQQPASAPEQHHEPCQEPAPATTTGPDEPSGPEMIELVTAAEAECLAGAEMAPADSKPLQVLVTPVIHCPDLEEPPAPVAPPKGEAGPSACSQVLQRARCSHLP from the exons ATGTTCTCCTGTTGCTTGCCGACTTCCCGGGGCTCTGGCTTCCAGAAACCCCAGGGATGCGGCTTTTTCACTTGCTGTGGATTTTGGTTCCACCGTCACACCCCACGCCTCAGGGCATTTGCCAGGAGGCGCCCTAAG AGATCCACAcaggagagggggcaggagtgggaggaagagaacCTCTGCTCCACCTCCTTGAGGAACGGGAAAGTGCCCTGCATAGCTAAGAGAGGCCAGCGCGGGCTCAAGGTGAGTTCAGGGCCTACGGTGATTGAGCCGGGCACGGCGGCTGGAGTTGAGTGCTTGGCACCAGCTGAGATGCCAGGTTCTGTGTTCAAGCCAATGCAAGTGGTGGTCACAGCTCCAATTCACTGTCCCAACCTGGTGGAGCCACCTGAAACCTTGGCCACCTTGGAAGAAGAGCAGGCCCGGGTGCACACTATCGTGGTCCCCGACATGCCGAAGCAACCACCAACCTCAGTCGAGCAACCAGCTTCGGCCCTTGAGCAACATGCTGAACCACCTCAAGAGCCTGCCCAGTCTCCTACCGTGGGGTCAGCTGAAGCTTCTGGGCCTGATCTGTTCAAGCCAGACACCGCTGTTGGAGCTGAGTGTTTCGCCCAAGTCAATATGCCAGCTGCTGAGTTGAAGCCAATGCACATGGTGGGCACACCTCTAATTCACTGTCCCAACCTGGAGGAGCCACCTGCACCCTTGGCTGCCCTGGATGAGGAGCAGTCCCCAGAGGCTGCAATCAAGGTCCCTGAAGAGCTGGAGCAGCCACCTGTTTCAGTGCAGCAACCAGCTTCGGCCCCTGAGCAACATCATGAACCATGTCAAGAGCCCGCCCCAGCTACCACTACGGGACCTGATGAGCCATCAGGGCCTGAGATGATCGAACTGGTCACGGCTGCTGAAGCTGAGTGCTTGGCAGGAGCCGAGATGGCACCTGCTGATTCGAAGCCACTGCAGGTGTTGGTCACACCTGTGATTCACTGTCCAGACCTGGAGGAACCACCTGCACCCGTGGCCCCTCCAAAAGGTGAAGCAGGCCCCAGTGCCTGCTCTCAAGTTCTTCAAAGGGCTAGGTGCAGCCACCTGCCTTAG